Genomic DNA from Alkalihalobacterium alkalinitrilicum:
ACATACCCTCTTTCCCTTCCTTCTCTCTTTCTCAAATTTACTATTGCAAGAACCATGCCAAAACAAATATCCTGAAAGCGCTTTATTTTACAGAAATTACGATAATGAAAGTATGCAGTATTTTTCATACTGCGCAAGTTATTGCATGAAGTTTTTTTCAATTTGGTGTTTTTCCATTTTATAATATAAGTTTCTTACTGACAAACCTAATGACTTTGCTGTTGCTGTCTTATTCCAGTTACACAAATTTAAAGTATCTATAATTATTCTTTTTTCAAACTTCTCTACTTGTTTAGCTAACGTTTCAACTGTTAAAGACTCTTCTGATTTCCTTTCTATGTTTACTGTTGCTTTTTCAATTGTTGGTAAATGCTGAAAATGCTTTGTTTCAATAACATGTTCGTTTAGTGTCATATAAATCATCGCTCGACCAAGTACATTTTCAAGCTCTCTTACGTTTCCAGGCCAATCATATTTATTGATCAACTCAAGGGCATCATTAGAAATAAGTTCAACAGCTCTACCATAATCTTGATTTAACTTTTGAAGTAAATGTAAACAAAGTTGAGGTAAATCTTCCTTTCGTTCTCTTAGCGGTGGAATAAAAATAGGCATTTTATTTAACCTATAATATAAATCCTCTCTAAAAGTATGATCATTCATACCTTTTTCTAAATTTACATTTGTTGCAGCGATTACACGTACATCAATTGAAATTGGCTTAGTACCTCCAACTCTAACAATTTCTTTCTCCTGTAAGACTCTTAAAAGTTTAGCTTGCATATTTCCCGACAACTCACCAATTTCGTCAAGAAAAATACTTCCCTTATTCGCTTCTTCAAAAAGACCACGCTTTCCCCCACGTTTCGCACCCGAAAAAGCACCTTCTTCATAACCAAATAATTCACTTTCAAGTAGTGTCTCTGATATCGCAGCACAATTCACACGAATAAATTTATTATATTTACGTTCACTCTCATTATGTATAGCATGGGCGAATAACTCTTTACCTGTCCCTGACTCTCCTCGCAATAAAATTGTTGCAGGAGTAGTTGCAGCTAACTTGGCTTGTTCAATAGCCACTTTCACTTCTTCTGAATCACCGATAATATCATCAAACGTGTATTTTGCTTCTAACGTTCGAATAATTTGCCTTGCACGTTGTAATTGATCTGTTAATGATTTTATTTCAGACGTATCGTGAATGACACCAACACTTCCTTTTAATTTTCCATCAACAATAACAGGAGCTACATTTACTAAGACATCTTTTCGTTTAGGACCTACTGTCATTTGTACGCCCCTGACGGCTTTTCTCGTTTTGAGGACATGCATATGCATGCTTTCTCCTTCGTATATGTCAGCAGTGGCTGGTTTGCCAATAACGTCCTCTGGAAGTAGACCTGTTAAACGTGAATAGGCAGGGTTAATCATAATACCTAGACCTTGTTCATCAACAACTGAAATTGCGTCATCAGACGAATGAATAATTGCTTTTAACATCGTTTGAATACTTTTTAAATTAGTTACTTCTTCTGCCATCTGAACGATTTCGGTAATATCTCTAAAAACAGCTAATGCCCCAATCATTTGTTCTCCACAAATCAACGGAACACGCGTAGTAATAATTTTCCTCCCATTATCCAATAGTTGTTCTTGATTCGTTTCTTCCATTTTTGTATGTATAACCCTGGGTAAGTGACTTGAAGGTAATACATCCTCTATTCTTTTTCCAATGGCTGTCTTGGCATTAATATCCGCCATTTTACCTGCAGCTTCATTAAATAATGTCACTTCACAATCCATATTAATGGCGATCATTCCATCGTGCGTCGAATTGAGAATCGTTTCTTGTACAGTTCCATGTTCTTTCATATAAGATATGAATTTTTCTTTTTCATCAATTAATTGAAATATAAAGTTTGCTATCGTCCCTGAGATGATCGTCGTTTCACTAGGGCAAAACTGTTTTATTTCTTCAATTAAATTATTTTGATCCGTCGCTTCAATGACAATATCTATATTTTGATTAATTATATTTTTCCAGTTTGTATCTGTTTGAATATTATTTTTTACTGCAAATTGAATACCAGGTGCTTTTCTATTAATATCTGATACAGCTACTACTTCCATTTTCCTCGTTTCCATTAGTAGCTTCAATAGCGCTGTACCACCTCTCCCAGCACCGATGATCACGACTTTTTTCATATTACTTCCCCCTTTAAGGAATCGTTCCCACACACAACTATTACTGAAACTGAGAAAACTTGCAACTGATTACTTGGACATCATGGTATAATCATTTAGAATAAATAACAAAGAGGCTGTACGTTTGCATCTAGTTTGTAAACTACATCATTATCGATTTAAATATGAAAGGATAATTCCTATGCAACGATTTATTGCATTAATGATTTTAGTTATTCCAGCCGTTATAGCAGGATACGGGATTAAACTGATGCGCGATACCGTTTTTCAAATTCTCCATATACCTTATTTCTCGTTATGGTTTCAATTTATAGCAGGTCTCATTCTTTGTATACTTGGTATTGCGTTTATCGGCGGGTTTATTTTTCATCGTGATCGAAAAAATAATAAAATAGCCCCTCGTTTTCAAAAAAAATAAAAAAGAAGTTGAACAGGAATTATTCTCCCTTGTAAAACGATGTATAGAGGTGAAGTATAACCGTAGCTCTATATATCGTTTTCATAGGAGTATACAGCACCTGCATCAACCTCTTTATTACTTAATAGACAATCCCCACTGATCAACGATTTTCATTAAAGGATGTTTTTCAATCCACTTCGTAAACGAAATCTTCTCAGCAACAATCGTTAATAAAACTAACAACGATATTACAATATATTGTTGTTGAACCGTTGTATGGGAAACGGTAATAATTGCAAGTATACCTCCCATCAACGTAGCTCCATTATCTCCTAACATCGCTACTGCATGGCCTTCTAAAACATAAAAAATAAATAAAAATGTTAACAGAAACAAGTAATATGAAAACGGCACATTTACCACAACATAAGGTAAAAAAATCGGAATATGTAGCAAAGTCACTTTCCAAACTCGAAGTGGCCTTGTATCAAATAAGTTCATTACATGAGGCGTCAATATCAAGATCAACGAATATCTCACCCATTGCTCTATTGTTGATGGGGCAAGTAATAAAATCCATAAATAAGTCAATATTAAAGTGGATGTTAATTTCAATAACGCTGTACTAAACGTACCTTCTTTAATAAAAGCACGAATATGACCTTTTAGCCCCTTTATTTGTTTATCACCGATCATATCATCAATAAGTCCAACTAACCATAATCCTAATAAATACACTATACTTACTCCACTAAACAACTGAATTTCCCACTGCGAAAAAATAGCAAAAATAAAATAACTATATAATACAAACGATCCGATACTATAAGGAACAGATTTTTGTAGAAAATTGATTGTAATCCAGTTCATCCGCGTAAAAAAAACCATTGTAGCAATTGCAACTAAAGGTAAAGTAAATGATAAAAAAATCATTTAACCACCTCTCACTACTGCTTTAATATCGAACCATTGCTTTCCACGATGGAAAATCCCACTTAAATTCTTCCCTGTATACCTGTGGGTAATTTGTGTATCCACTTCAACTAATTGTGCACCTGCATTCAATAAGTCTATTGTCATGGCTAATTCAATTCCAAATCCACTATAATCTTTGCTTAACAGCGTCATTAACCACTTACGGCGAAAGGCACGTTGTCCTGATAACGGTGCAGTTAACCACTTTCCTGTTTTTTGATAAATAACATTTTGAGCTTTTCTTTTCACAAATCCAAAGCCTCTCGTTTTAGCTGGAGGAAGCGTTCCTATAACAACATCAATAAAAGGGTAGTTTAACGGTGATAATAATTTAATACCTTCTCTTGCTGATGTTCCAATATCAGCGTCTAAACATACAATATACTCTCCTCGAGCTTGTTCCCAACCTGCTTTTAAAGCTTGACCTTTTCCTTTATTGTGACTAAAGTGGATAGTTGTATCACTATATTTTTCACATATTTCACCCGTCGCATCGATACTCCCATCATTTACTGTTATAACTTCTTTTACCCATGTTTGTTCCTTTAATGTCCTTAACGTTTTTTCAATCCTCTCTTGCTCATTAAATGCAGGGACGACAACACTAGCTTGAATGTCCATGAGTATAATTTTCTCCTTTAACTCGTAATAAGGATAAATAAAAGTTTTGTACATCGATCTCATGAATAGGGATTGCTTCTAAAGTCATTTGTGGACCGTCATATTCTTTATACCATTCGTTCCCTAAAGAAATTAGGATACCATCAGCCTCAAGTATCGGCTCTACTCCCATTTCAATCAATTTAACCTCTGCACCAATCTCTTCTAATAAAAAAGCCAATTTACTATATGATTCATCCTCAGAGGGAATGTATAGAGGAGTTGAGCCCATTTCTTCAGCAACAAAGGATAACCACCCTTCTCTTTCTGATTTTAATAAAGCATTCTCTGATTGAAGTTGGTTGAAGTAAATAGCCTGTTGTTCACTCAACCAGTCTTTATCAATAACAACACCAATCAAAACGCCAAATAATAGTGTTGTTATTAAAATAAAAGGATGCTGAAATCTCATTTCTACACTCCACCTCCTGCCTTTACCCAATTCCATAAAACCATGATAAGTAATTGAACTTTAGAACTTGATGTCATGAATAACAACGCAGCGAAACTACCTGCTATCGGAAATAACGGCAGAGAATACTCACTCTTTTTTAATTCCAATCGATGAATTCCTTTCAGATCAACAATCCGATGACCTGCTTGCATTCGGGTCAAAAGGGTTGCTCCCATACCTTTTCTTCCTTTATCTAGGAAATCATTCATGGAGTTATGGCCGCCAACTAAGTAGATAACGGTTGCATTAGCCCAATATGAAAAAATAATCGCAACATCTTCACTCGTTCCAACAAACGAAACCTTTTCACAACGTAGCCCGAGATTACAAACACGGTCATACCCTGGAGAAACACCATTTAAATATCCGTGCGCAATAAGGTTCGCTCCCGATCTAAGTAATTTTTCACTAACTGAATCCATGTCACCGATAATATAATTAGGTATAATTCCTAATTCAGCTAAGCCATCCGCTGCACCATCAACCGCAATTATTGGAAGTTTCTTTCTTTTAATTCTTGGCAAAAGAGTTTGAAGGTCTTTTTTATATTTTGTTCCTCTAACTACGATCACAACTTCTTTTCCATTCAAGTCTTTAAATGGTTGATTACTTACGTTCGCATTTATAAATTCAGGGAGTTCTTTATCAGCAAAAGCAAGTGAGTTATTAACAAACTCATTGTATAATTCATTTACATGAAATGATGAAAGTTTAATTAACTCCTTTACCCATTTAATGGTATATTTGAAAACTTTGGCAACTTTTCTCCATTGAGTTTCATCCCTAACATATAGGTCCAAATTTATGAACTTTATCTTTGATCGGTGTAGGTTAATATTATGATCATATATTTCGACAATATCAAAAACAGGTATTTGGGCTTTTAACAACTCTAATACCCCGTGATGATCATAGCGGCCCGTCATAGAACGTTTCATGTTTAGCACCGCTTTAACTTTTTTATCCACTAATCCATCTGCTGCAGTACAATCGATATCTTCATGATGCAGTAAAGCGATACTTCGTTGTGGAATGACTTTCACTAAATCTTTCGTTATTTGTCCTTCATAACAAACACCACGCAGGAACCGATTCATACTTCATACCCCTCGTGTCTTTTTTTGATAGTATGTTCCAAAAAGGCAAATTTCAACCATACCTTAATGTGTATAAGGTAAAAGTGAGCAGGGAAAAATAAAAAGGATCTTGGAGGTGAAAAAATGTTTCAATTTTTACACGAAAGCAACGATCGAAGAGTTTATCAAGCGGAATATTGTGATGAAAGATATTTAATTACTTACAATTCGAAAACAGATGAAATTGAACATGTGGCACCCATGCTCGGAACAGATGCAATTGTTCACTTATTTAAAAATTATATACACGAAAACCGCTAAAAGAGGCAACCACGTATGGTTAGCCTCTTTATCTTATTATTTCTGATCTTTTCAACTAACTTTATGTTCAATCCTTAACTTATCAGCAACCATTGCAATAAATTCAGAGTTGGTCGGTTTTGCCTTTGTATGGCTCACTGTGTAACCGAATAACGACGAAATCGAATCAATGTTTCCTCGACTCCACGCAACTTCGATTGCGTGGCGGATCGCACGCTCTACACGACTTGCTGTTGTATTAAATTTCTTAGCAATATCTGGATATAAAACTTTAGTAATAGAACCTAACAGTTCAATATCATTATACACCATTGTAATAGCTTCTCTTAAATACATATACCCTTTTATATGTGCTGGGACCCCTATTTCATGAATGATATTTGTAATACTTGCATCAAGATTAAATTCTTTTGTCACTGTCTGTTTTAGTGCAGACTGTTGATATGAAACCGTTTTTTGAATGAAATGTTGTTTTTGACCACTCATATCGCGAATATTGGAAATCAACGTATCCATATCGAATGGTTTTAAAATATAATATGAAGCACCTAAATCAACTGCTTTCTTCGTTACATCTTCTTGTCCAAAAGCTGTTAACATAATAATATTTGTTTTTTTCTTGAGCCCTAATTGATTCAATTTCTCTAATACTGCCAAACCATCTAAATGAGGCATAATTATATCTAGAATAAGTACATCTGGTTGTTTTTCTTCTACAATTTTTAAACACTCTTGACCATTGTAAGCAAAACCTACTACTTCCATGTCGTCTTGAGCAGAAATATACTCATTTAATAAACCAACTAACTCTCGGTTATCATCTGCTATACATACTTTAACCTTTTGCACACGACGTCCTCCTCAACTTCTATAGTAATAAAATAATGTCCAAAGTTTATATTCCACACAATAATTTCGACACTTTTACTAAAACTCCTTTAAAAATTATAAAATTCATCTAAAAATATTGTTTTTTATTCATGAAATACGTTATAATATAAAATTCGCTATAATTCGATTTAACAAGCTAAAGCACAATGAATTTTTGTCGAATAATCTTTTTTGCCGTTTTTATTTATAATACAGTTACAGTATATGTCTTCATTCCCGTATTATTAATGTATCATAAATAAATTGTAAGATATAGACGATTTTTGATAAAGAACATAAATATAATTACTGTTAATGATTTCCGAAGTCTTGAATTGAGGGAATTACTGTTGTTGTGGAAAAAAAAAAGACGAGCTTAGCTCGCCTTTGCAGTCCCATCTTTTTGTTTATAAATGTCAATTCCAGCTTCTTGTAACATCCACTCAATATGACAGCCATATCCAGAGGTTGGATCATTTACAAATACATGAGTAACTGCACCTACGATCTTTCCATCTTGGATGATTGGGCTACCACTCATGCCTTGAACAATACCACCAGTTGCTTCAATTAATTTTTTATCTGTTACTTTAATAACGAGACCTTTTGTCGCTGGATATTTTTGAGGGGTTGAGCTAATTATTTCAATATCATACTCTTGAACTTTTTCTCCTTCAACCACCGTTAATATTTTCGCAGGGCCTTCTTTTACTTGTGACGATAAAGCAATTGGCATGGCTTGATCATGTAACTCATTCTTCACTTGCTTTGGTTGTGTTAGTTCTCCAAATATTCCAAAAGAACTATTCTTAGTAATACTACCTAAAATATTTCGTTGGTCTGAAAAGCTCGCTAATTTTTCACCTGGATCTCCATTACTCCCTTTTTCAATCGATGTTACCGACGATCGAATTATTTGTCCGTCATGAACAACAATTGGCTTTTTCGTATCAACATCTGAAATGACGTGGCCTAATGCACCATACTTTTTCGTTATTGGGTCAAAGAAAGTTAAAGTTCCAACCCCCGCTGCTGAATCACGAATATACAGTCCTAAACGGTATGAACTTTCTCCCTTTGCCTTTAACGGTAATAACTTTTTTTGCATCGTTTTCTTATCTCGCTTTACTTGAATATCAAGTTCTTTACCTTTTTCGCCAGCTTCTTGAACAAAAGCTGCCACTTGACTCATTCTTGTTATTTTTTCTCCATTTATTTCTGTAATCATATCTCCTACGAGAATGTCAGCAATTTCTCCTGGCGACTGTTCACCATTTTCAGTTTGTATTAGATGATGACCTACAACTAATACTCCATCTGTATTTAGTTTCACTCCTATTGATTGGCCCCCAGGAACGACTTTCACCTCTGGTAAAACTTTTACGTCCACCTTCTTAGTCGGTAAAGACCCAGACTGAATTGTCACCTCACCATCCCCTTGCCCTTGAGCTAAAACAGTGATAGCTTGTTCTTCTTCATGTTCGGTTACATTAAACATGAAATGATCTTGATTAGATTGAGCTGTGAGATGTCCTAATTCAGGAGATTGCTTCACGATTTGTTCTTCCACTCCTTCAAAAATGACAACTTGAGAAGGAATGCTTATCCATTCTTGTACTGGTTTATAAAAGCCAATACCGATGACAAAAACAAGGAGAATTGTTCCTATAATTTTTCTAATTTGTTCTGAATACAATTATTTCACTCTCCTCGCTCCTTACACACACCTCCATGTTTGCTGTATTACTAATGTTGCCTTGTTTCGTGTCATTTATAACTGATGTTTTAAATAAAAAGCCAGCCTTATTTGGCCGACTTATCATGTTTTGGTTTTTAATTTTTTAGCAAGGAGTAATAATTCGTTTGCATGTTCACGTGTAAGTTCAGTAACTTCAACTCCAGAGATCATTCTTGCTATTTCATTAATTTTTTCTGATTCTGAAAGCTGCCTTACATTTGTTTTCGTTCTTTCCTCTATTTGCTGTTTTGAAATAAATAAATGTTGATCAGACATGGCGGCCACTTGGGGAAGATGAGTAATGCATAACACTTGAGACTTTTCTGAAATTTTATTGATTTTTTCTGCAATTGCTTGAGCTACTCGACCACTAACCCCAGTATCCACTTCATCAAAAATTAACGAAGTAATGCCTTGTCCTGATGAGAAAATAGTCTTCATTGCTAGCATAATTCTAGAGATTTCTCCCCCTGATGCCACTTTAGATAGTGGTTTTAATGGTTCTCCAGGGTTAGGAGAAAGAAAAAATTCAGCCACATCCACACCTTCTTCAGTAAATCGACCATTTGGTAATACTTTAAGTTCAACTGCAAATTTTGTTTTTTCCATGTAAAGTGCTTGTAATTGTTCATGAACAGCATCGCTCAACTGTAATGCTGTTTGTTTTCGAATTTGAGATAATGCCTTTGCTTCTACTTCAAGATCTAATACGATTGCATTTAATTCTTTTTGTAAATTTTGTATACGGTCATCTTTATTTACGAGGGTATCCAGTTCATCTTCTACGTTTGCAGCATATTCTAAAATTTCATCAACGGTTGGACCATATTTCTTTTTTAACAAACTAATTTCATTTAAGCGGCTTTCAATGAGTTCAAGACGATGGGGATCAAATTCCAACTGTTCAAAATGATGGCTTAATGTAAATGAAACTTCTTCCAGTAAGTAATAACAATTAGAAACCGTCTCAACAAGTGATTGAAAATCTGGGTCAATTCCGACTGCTTCTTCCACATGACTTAAAGTATTATGTATCCAGTCGAGACCTTTCCCTTCACCATAAAGACTATTATAGCTTGCATGAAGTGCTTTATAGAGCTTTTCATTATTACTCAATTTAAACTTTTCATTTAAGAGGTCACTGTCTTCATGAGGACTTAAATTAGCTTTTTCAATTTCATTCAATTGATATTGAATTAAATCTAGACGATGGGCTAACTCTTGCTCATTTTTGTTCATTTGCTCTAACTGTTGTTTAACACTCATATATTTTTTGTAAAGTGTTTGATACTCACTTTTTGTCAACTCCAATTTATTTTTTGCATAACTGTCCAAGTAGGATATATGTCTTTCTTGTTGGAGTAACGTCTGATGTTCATGTTGCCCATGAATATCCACTAATGTTTGGCCAATTTCCCTAATAATCCCAAGAGTTACAAGTTTTCCATTTAACCGACAAATGCTCTTCCCATTCGTCGTTAAATCTCTTCGAACTATAATCATACCTTCTTCAACTTCAATTCCAAGGGCTTTCGCTTTTTCAATGACAGGGTGGTCTTGGTCAATTGAAAACAAACCTTCAATCTCGGCCCGGTTTGCCCCGTATCTAATAAATTCGGTTGAACCCCTTCCACCAACTAATAAGCCTATTGCATCAATGATAATTGATTTTCCTGCCCCTGTTTCACCTGTAAGTACAGTCAACCCTTTATTTAATGAAACCGTTAATTCATCAATTATTGCAAAATTTTTGATGGACAATTCTACAAGCATATTTTTTCACCTTCTATAGCATTTCTAAAAAACGTTCAGTAATACTTAGGGTATCTTCTTTATGTTTACAAATGATGAGTATAGTATCATCCCCACAAATCGTCCCCATTATCTCAGTCCAATCTAAGTTATCTATTAGAGCTCCAACAGCATTTGCATTTCCAGGTAACGTCTTCATAACAATCATATTTTCTGACCGGTCAATGCTTACAAAGCTATCCATTAATGCTCTTTTTAATTTTTGTAGCGGGTTAAAGCGTTGATCTGCTGGTAAACTATACTTATATCTCCCATCCATCATAGGGACTTTAACTAAGTGTAACTCTTTTATGTCACGTGAAACCGTAGCTTGTGTCACATTATAACCTGAATTTTTTAGTTGTTCGACTAAATCATCTTGAGTTTCAATTTCTTGATTGGTAATAATTTCCCTAATTTTTATATGGCGTTGTCCCTTATTCATTTTCATCCACCCACTTATCAAATTAATTAATATTCACTAATTGTATATTCATTATTGTACATCTATCTTCTTTCATTTCAAGGTTTTTTACAAATAATTATAATAATTACTGTATAAATACTATATCCCAAAGTATATACACAAAAAAGTGGAAGGATCCGGTTTAGCCCCGACAAGCAAATGTTCTGGCAGGCTAAAGTCCGCTTTTTGACTTTTGTCCTGACAGGTTATTTGACCTCGAGGGGCTGGCGACTGCAACTAGACATCAAAAAAGTGGAAGGAGCCGGTTTAGCCCCGACAAGCAAAC
This window encodes:
- a CDS encoding sigma 54-interacting transcriptional regulator → MKKVVIIGAGRGGTALLKLLMETRKMEVVAVSDINRKAPGIQFAVKNNIQTDTNWKNIINQNIDIVIEATDQNNLIEEIKQFCPSETTIISGTIANFIFQLIDEKEKFISYMKEHGTVQETILNSTHDGMIAINMDCEVTLFNEAAGKMADINAKTAIGKRIEDVLPSSHLPRVIHTKMEETNQEQLLDNGRKIITTRVPLICGEQMIGALAVFRDITEIVQMAEEVTNLKSIQTMLKAIIHSSDDAISVVDEQGLGIMINPAYSRLTGLLPEDVIGKPATADIYEGESMHMHVLKTRKAVRGVQMTVGPKRKDVLVNVAPVIVDGKLKGSVGVIHDTSEIKSLTDQLQRARQIIRTLEAKYTFDDIIGDSEEVKVAIEQAKLAATTPATILLRGESGTGKELFAHAIHNESERKYNKFIRVNCAAISETLLESELFGYEEGAFSGAKRGGKRGLFEEANKGSIFLDEIGELSGNMQAKLLRVLQEKEIVRVGGTKPISIDVRVIAATNVNLEKGMNDHTFREDLYYRLNKMPIFIPPLRERKEDLPQLCLHLLQKLNQDYGRAVELISNDALELINKYDWPGNVRELENVLGRAMIYMTLNEHVIETKHFQHLPTIEKATVNIERKSEESLTVETLAKQVEKFEKRIIIDTLNLCNWNKTATAKSLGLSVRNLYYKMEKHQIEKNFMQ
- a CDS encoding DUF2627 domain-containing protein — its product is MQRFIALMILVIPAVIAGYGIKLMRDTVFQILHIPYFSLWFQFIAGLILCILGIAFIGGFIFHRDRKNNKIAPRFQKK
- a CDS encoding glycosyltransferase family 2 protein, translating into MDIQASVVVPAFNEQERIEKTLRTLKEQTWVKEVITVNDGSIDATGEICEKYSDTTIHFSHNKGKGQALKAGWEQARGEYIVCLDADIGTSAREGIKLLSPLNYPFIDVVIGTLPPAKTRGFGFVKRKAQNVIYQKTGKWLTAPLSGQRAFRRKWLMTLLSKDYSGFGIELAMTIDLLNAGAQLVEVDTQITHRYTGKNLSGIFHRGKQWFDIKAVVRGG
- the steA gene encoding putative cytokinetic ring protein SteA gives rise to the protein MNRFLRGVCYEGQITKDLVKVIPQRSIALLHHEDIDCTAADGLVDKKVKAVLNMKRSMTGRYDHHGVLELLKAQIPVFDIVEIYDHNINLHRSKIKFINLDLYVRDETQWRKVAKVFKYTIKWVKELIKLSSFHVNELYNEFVNNSLAFADKELPEFINANVSNQPFKDLNGKEVVIVVRGTKYKKDLQTLLPRIKRKKLPIIAVDGAADGLAELGIIPNYIIGDMDSVSEKLLRSGANLIAHGYLNGVSPGYDRVCNLGLRCEKVSFVGTSEDVAIIFSYWANATVIYLVGGHNSMNDFLDKGRKGMGATLLTRMQAGHRIVDLKGIHRLELKKSEYSLPLFPIAGSFAALLFMTSSSKVQLLIMVLWNWVKAGGGV
- the spo0A gene encoding sporulation transcription factor Spo0A, which codes for MQKVKVCIADDNRELVGLLNEYISAQDDMEVVGFAYNGQECLKIVEEKQPDVLILDIIMPHLDGLAVLEKLNQLGLKKKTNIIMLTAFGQEDVTKKAVDLGASYYILKPFDMDTLISNIRDMSGQKQHFIQKTVSYQQSALKQTVTKEFNLDASITNIIHEIGVPAHIKGYMYLREAITMVYNDIELLGSITKVLYPDIAKKFNTTASRVERAIRHAIEVAWSRGNIDSISSLFGYTVSHTKAKPTNSEFIAMVADKLRIEHKVS
- the spoIVB gene encoding SpoIVB peptidase; this encodes MYSEQIRKIIGTILLVFVIGIGFYKPVQEWISIPSQVVIFEGVEEQIVKQSPELGHLTAQSNQDHFMFNVTEHEEEQAITVLAQGQGDGEVTIQSGSLPTKKVDVKVLPEVKVVPGGQSIGVKLNTDGVLVVGHHLIQTENGEQSPGEIADILVGDMITEINGEKITRMSQVAAFVQEAGEKGKELDIQVKRDKKTMQKKLLPLKAKGESSYRLGLYIRDSAAGVGTLTFFDPITKKYGALGHVISDVDTKKPIVVHDGQIIRSSVTSIEKGSNGDPGEKLASFSDQRNILGSITKNSSFGIFGELTQPKQVKNELHDQAMPIALSSQVKEGPAKILTVVEGEKVQEYDIEIISSTPQKYPATKGLVIKVTDKKLIEATGGIVQGMSGSPIIQDGKIVGAVTHVFVNDPTSGYGCHIEWMLQEAGIDIYKQKDGTAKAS
- the recN gene encoding DNA repair protein RecN; the protein is MLVELSIKNFAIIDELTVSLNKGLTVLTGETGAGKSIIIDAIGLLVGGRGSTEFIRYGANRAEIEGLFSIDQDHPVIEKAKALGIEVEEGMIIVRRDLTTNGKSICRLNGKLVTLGIIREIGQTLVDIHGQHEHQTLLQQERHISYLDSYAKNKLELTKSEYQTLYKKYMSVKQQLEQMNKNEQELAHRLDLIQYQLNEIEKANLSPHEDSDLLNEKFKLSNNEKLYKALHASYNSLYGEGKGLDWIHNTLSHVEEAVGIDPDFQSLVETVSNCYYLLEEVSFTLSHHFEQLEFDPHRLELIESRLNEISLLKKKYGPTVDEILEYAANVEDELDTLVNKDDRIQNLQKELNAIVLDLEVEAKALSQIRKQTALQLSDAVHEQLQALYMEKTKFAVELKVLPNGRFTEEGVDVAEFFLSPNPGEPLKPLSKVASGGEISRIMLAMKTIFSSGQGITSLIFDEVDTGVSGRVAQAIAEKINKISEKSQVLCITHLPQVAAMSDQHLFISKQQIEERTKTNVRQLSESEKINEIARMISGVEVTELTREHANELLLLAKKLKTKT
- the ahrC gene encoding transcriptional regulator AhrC/ArgR codes for the protein MNKGQRHIKIREIITNQEIETQDDLVEQLKNSGYNVTQATVSRDIKELHLVKVPMMDGRYKYSLPADQRFNPLQKLKRALMDSFVSIDRSENMIVMKTLPGNANAVGALIDNLDWTEIMGTICGDDTILIICKHKEDTLSITERFLEML